Proteins found in one Anopheles aquasalis chromosome 3, idAnoAquaMG_Q_19, whole genome shotgun sequence genomic segment:
- the LOC126574087 gene encoding mucin-2-like, translated as MMQTLITITIVVLLLLQTLSGASAVPAEEQLLLPVAAERVRRNAVCEKVGRIPDYGSTDCKTYYVCTPNTQGSLIAILSQCPSSSVFSFEQLKCVPSASYVCPLTTIEAEQSTTTIASTTTTVTTTTTTTKIPEPAFVCPATGRFANPQSLDCGSYYLCTRNTDGSLIAVVVTCPGTSIFDPDLTSCVLAPHFCAQTPTTTTTETTVVTPGSTVGDGFVCPAEGRYANLESPDCSRYYLCLESDGAIVANPAICPLSTIFSPIVRQCVDKSSYVCPSQTPAPPIQTTTTPVVTTRTTPTPAPVTTTEVTPQPTFPIIIPTTTTSRPVTTTAVTTSSTESTPVTTTEVTPSPTESTPVTTTEVTPSPTESTPVTTTEVTPQPTFPIIIPTTTTSRPVTTTAVTTPPTESTPVTTTEVTPSPTEPQTITIVIPTTTMPTELTTTTEEEEVTTTTTVEVTTVEIDTTPETTSASTAEVTLPESTTTDAESTAATTEQPTETEPTLTTAVSAETTVTDTFESTTEFSEATTDQTEEITTTDTPTTTDVEQTTASETTSEEPATTQEASTTEAESTTEEQPTTEEPTTTDIETSEITKTEPPTTTDASPDIFICPTEGRYPDPQAVACESYILCITNTLGTLTPLTFVCPPTTIFSLIMQMCVPATTYNCAATPTDPPTTVATSTVPATTESVTPKPFVCPAPGRYAKPESIYCKTYYLCLYNAFDILDAVELSCPAGSIFAREVSRCEPDTEYECVAGPAVTTTETLSSTTTTSESTSSVTPASSTATVTDSPATTTKAPFQCNESGKFVNPDSTDCTTYRYCISATGGFTQYTFACPKGALFDPNARDCSGVYVCQVGKEPFVCSAPGKYVNQERNDCKTYKYCITMVNGFAEYLFSCPNGSLYDPNTRLCSATYTCPPV; from the coding sequence ATGATGCAAACGCTTATAACGATTACGATTGTGGTGCTTTTACTTCTGCAAACGCTATCGGGTGCTAGTGCCGTTCCGGCGGAAGAGCAGCTTCTGCTTCCGGTGGCCGCCGAAAGAGTGCGCCGAAATGCGGTTTGTGAGAAGGTCGGACGTATCCCGGACTACGGGAGCACCGACTGCAAGACGTACTATGTGTGCACACCGAACACGCAAGGCTCCCTGATAGCCATCCTGTCCCAGTGTCCCTCGTCCTCGGTGTTCTCGTTCGAGCAGCTTAAGTGCGTCCCGTCGGCGAGCTACGTCTGCCCGCTTACGACGATCGAAGCGGAGCAGTCTACCACGACGATAGCgtcgacaacaacgacagtgacgacgaccacgacgacgactaaaATACCTGAGCCCGCCTTCGTCTGTCCAGCGACTGGTCGTTTTGCGAATCCCCAATCGCTCGATTGTGGCTCGTATTATCTGTGCACACGGAATACCGATGGATCGCTCATCGCGGTGGTAGTTACTTGCCCGGGGACGAGCATCTTTGATCCAGACCTGACATCGTGCGTATTGGCGCCCCACTTTTGTGCCCAGAcaccgacgaccacgacgacggagacgacagTGGTTACGCCCGGTAGTACGGTGGGCGATGGATTCGTGTGTCCGGCTGAGGGACGATATGCCAACCTCGAATCACCCGATTGCAGCAGGTACTATCTGTGCTTAGAGTCGGACGGTGCTATCGTAGCGAACCCAGCCATATGCCCATTGTCGACTATCTTCTCTCCGATTGTGCGGCAATGCGTCGATAAATCGTCGTACGTGTGTCCGTCACAAACGCCGGCGCCACCAATCCAAACGACAACCACTCCGGTAGTGACTACTCGGACAACTCCAACGCCCGCACCGGTTACTACGACCGAAGTGACTCCGCAACCGACTTTCCCGATTATAATTCCAACAACTACAACGTCCAGACCGGTTACTACGACAGCAGTTACTACATCGTCTACTGAGTCCACCCCGGTTACTACGACCGAAGTCACACCATCGCCTACTGAGTCCACCCCGGTTACTACGACCGAAGTCACACCATCGCCTACTGAGTCCACCCCGGTTACTACGACCGAAGTGACTCCGCAACCGACTTTCCCGATTATAATTCCAACAACTACAACGTCCAGACCGGTTACTACGACAGCAGTTACTACACCGCCTACTGAGTCCACCCCGGTTACTACGACCGAAGTCACACCATCGCCAACTGAGCCGCAAACCATTACGATAGTGATTCCAACGACTACAATGCCTACCGAGCTCACAACAaccacagaagaagaagaagtgaccACCACGACAACCGTCGAAGTGACGACGGTTGAAATCGATACAACGCCTGAGACGACATCTGCGTCGACCGCCGAAGTTACGCTCCCGGAATCGACCACCACGGATGCCGAATCCACGGCAGCGACTACAGAGCAACCGACGGAAACTGAGCCAACACTGACGACTGCAGTTTCTGCTGAAACAACGGTAACCGATACCTTTGAGTCTACTACCGAGTTTTCAGAAGCTACTACTGACCAGACAGAAGAAATAACAACTACGGATACTCCAACAACGACCGATGTGGAACAAACGACCGCATCGGAGACGACTTCAGAGGAACCTGCTACAACCCAGGAAGCTTCCACCACCGAAGCGGAGTCAACGACCGAGGAGCAACCCACAACGGAGGAACCAACAACGACGGACATCGAGACTTCAGAAATTACCAAAACGGAGCCTCCAACGACAACGGACGCATCGCCAGATATCTTCATCTGTCCAACCGAAGGCAGATATCCCGATCCGCAGGCGGTAGCGTGTGAATCGTACATCCTCTGCATCACCAACACGCTGGGAACGTTGACACCACTCACGTTCGTATGTCCTCCGACCACAATCTTCTCGCTCATAATGCAAATGTGTGTACCGGCGACTACCTACAACTGTGCCGCAACGCCAACCGATCCACCCACAACTGTCGCTACGTCGACTGTACCGGCTACGACGGAATCAGTGACACCGAAGCCGTTTGTGTGTCCAGCACCGGGACGGTATGCCAAACCGGAGTCCATCTACTGCAAAACCTACTACCTGTGCCTCTACAATGCCTTCGATATTCTCGATGCGGTCGAGCTAAGTTGCCCAGCCGGATCCATCTTTGCCAGGGAGGTCTCCAGGTGTGAACCGGACACCGAATATGAGTGTGTAGCTGGCCCAGCGGTCACTACAACCGAGACTTTGAGTTCCACGACCACAACAAGCGAGTCCACGAGTTCGGTAACGCCCGCTTCAAGCACGGCCACAGTGACTGACAGTCCGGCTACCACAACTAAGGCACCGTTCCAGTGTAACGAATCGGGCAAGTTTGTCAACCCGGACAGCACGGATTGTACGACGTACAGGTACTGCATCTCCGCGACGGGTGGTTTCACTCAATACACCTTCGCTTGCCCAAAGGGCGCGCTGTTCGATCCCAATGCCCGGGACTGCTCGGGTGTTTACGTGTGTCAGGTTGGTAAGGAACCGTTCGTGTGTAGCGCACCAGGCAAATACGTCAATCAGGAGAGAAACGATTGTAAAACCTACAAGTACTGTATCACCATGGTGAATGGGTTTGCTGAATACCTGTTCAGCTGTCCCAATGGTTCGCTGTACGATCCAAATACCCGGCTCTGCTCGGCTACTTACACATGCCCCCCAGTGTGA